The Longimicrobiales bacterium nucleotide sequence GTCTCCGGCATGCTCGGTGACCTCCTCGCCCCCATTCCCAGCGTGCTCTGGCTCACGACGATCGCACTCCTCCTTGCTCAGGTGCCGCATATCAAGCGCCTCAAGGGTGCCGGTGTGATCGGCAACTACATCGTCCTCCTATTTCTTGCGAGCAATGGAGCACGGTCGGTGATCGCGAATATCATCGAGGTAGGGCCGCCCATCGTGTACTACGCGTTGATCACCGTAGGCATCCATGGCCTCGTCATTTTCGGAGTGGGGCGTCTGGTCGGGCTCGACCTGAAGACACTGGCGGTGGCGTCCCAGGCGGCCGTCGGTGGACCTGCGTCCGCGATGGCGCTCGCCACTGCTCGAGGCTACACGGACCGGCTACTGCCCGGGGTCGCTGCCGGGCTTCTAGGATACGCGGCCGGAAACTATCTGGGGCTCGTCGTGGCATCCGTACTCAGGGGCGTGCTCGCCGGCTAGCTGGTGGCAGCCGGTTCCGTCAGTAAAGCAGCACAGTGTCGAGCACGTTCAGCTGCGGCTCGCCGGCCAGGTAACGCCGCAGGTTCTCGCAGAAAATGTCGATGATCCTGCCGTTTTCGCGATCGCTCGTGCTCGCTGAATGGGGAGTGATCAAGACGTTGGGCATCTCCCAAAGTGGACTGTTCATTGGGAGTGGCTCCTCTGCGAAGACATCGAGGTAGGCGGCGGCCACATGGCCCGACTCCAGCGATGCGATCAGAGCTGGCTCGTCGACTAAAGCTCCCCTCCCGATGTTGATGAGGGCGGCCCCCCGTGGCAGTGCCGCGAGCTGTTTGGCCCCGATCATGCCTTCAGTCTCGGGGGTATGCGGAGCGACCAAGATGAGGAAGTCTGCATCTGGGAGGTGCGTCATCAAGTGACTTGGGCCCACGAGTTCGTCGACCGGAAGTGTGTCGGCCCCGGTTGTGTTCCGACGGACGCCCACGACGCGAAGGCGGAGTGCCTGAGCGACACGGGCGACCTCGCTCCCCACCGCCCCTAGGCCGACAACCACCGCCGTGCGTCCAACGAGATCCGTGGCCGCATAACGCTCCCATTCCTTGTTCGACTGAAGCGCCTGGAAATGACCGGCTCGGCGGGAGTGCATAAGCATGGACATCGCCGCGAATTCTGCCAATGGAATGGCGTGCACGCCCCTGGCGGTGGTAAACACAGTGTCCGGCATACGATCTGCATATGCCTGACGCCCCACTAGCTGTCCGATACCCGCACTGGTGGCCTGGACCCAATGGACGTTCGGCGCCAAGTCAGGCAGGTCGTCGAGGTGAGTGTGGTCAAAGTCGTACAGGATGGTGGCTTCCCCGAGGAGCCCACGCCATTCGGCTTCCTGCTCGGGCGTTCGGTCGCGATCTGCTCCCTTGTGGTCGGCGGGATACCGTGGAGGCCTGAGGAGGTCCGGCCGGTAGATGACCTCGATCTCTGGCACAGTCCGCTGCACACGCTCCACGAGATCTGGCTCGACATAACTCGCGATAAGGATTCGTTCTGTCATGACTGGCTCACGGCGAAGGATTCGATGTGGTCGAGTCGGATCCTCGGCCCGTTGTCGAGCACGAGGTATTCGGCACCATCGGACACGACGATATCAGTGATTATGCCGGTGCGCTCTCCGAGGCTGTCGGGATACCTTGCCGTGAGCGACATCCGTTGCCGTCTAACGGCTGCGGCTTCGTAATGATCGTGCAGCGAGCAGTCGATCGGTTTATATGGCTCCATCGGGTCTCTCCCTGAGTCGCGTCAGTCTTGCCGCTCCGTGCGCACCGGCGGACCTTGGCATCATCGTCAATCTCGTGGAGTTCGACCATGCGCCAAATACTTACACTCGTAGCCCTACTGGGCGTCGTCTCGCCTCTCTCCGCTCAGGACTTCGACTACACGTTGCCCATTGAGGAGCACGTCTTCGAAAATGGGCTCCGTCTTCTGGTCATGCACCGGGCGGACGATCCACGGGTCGCGGCGAAGATCTTCACGGATTTCGGGGCGATCGTCGAGGAACCGGGTGAGTTGGGTGCCGCTCACTACCTCGAGCATCTGATGTTCAAGGGCACCCAGACCATGGGGACGACGAACTGGGAAGCGGAAGAGCCTCTCATCGAAGCGCTGTTTGCCACAGAACTCGAGCTCGAAGAAGCACTCAACGCGGCCCGCAACGACATCCGAGAGCGCGGTGTGTGGGGTGACTACAAACACTCAGAGAGCACGCCCCGCATCGACTCACTTCAAGCCGAGATCGCACGCATCGATGCAGAGATCGCACAGTACCGAGACAATGGCGTCACCATGCGATGGTACCAGGCGTTTGGCGGGACCGGGCTGACCGCGACCACCGAGCAAGAGTACATGAAGTTCGACATCAATCTCCCGGCGGAGCGAGTCGGCCTTTTCTTGCGCGTCGAAGCCGACCGCATGAGGAACACCGTATTCCGTGAGTTTGATGAAGAGAGGATGATCTTGGTCGAGCAGCGTTTGGGCGACCTGAATGGGCCTGCCACGCCCTACTACGAACAGATGGCGGGCCTCACGGGCCTGGTCCATCCGGTCTTTTGGCCGGAAGGCTACATGACGGACTTCGGCGAGTATTCACGTTGGTATCAGAAGGACCTCTACGACCGTTACTTCCAGCCGAACAACACGACGCTGGTGTTCATTGGCGGCGTGACGTTGGAAGAGATGATCCCGCAGGTGGATCGTTACTTCGGGTGGATGGAACGTGTGCCGGAGCCGACCCGGGCGCGGGCTGTGGAGCCGCCGCCGGCGTCCGAGCGATCGCTGACGTACCGGAGCGACGACCTGCCGCCGCGCGTCGAGGTGCGCCACATGATTCCCGGCGTGGGGCATCCGGATCGTCCGCACTTCGACGTGGTGGGTGAAGTGCTGACCATTCAACTCGAACGTGCGCTCGAAGAGGCTGGCATCACCGCCTCTGTGAGTGTGAACACGCGCGTCGTGCACACATCACGCTTCGGTGTCCCGGGGTCGATCAACGTCGAAGTCGTGACCGGCGAGGAGAATCTCCGGGTGGCACAGTCGCTTATCGAGACCACGCTCGGCTCGTTCGGATCAGCGGAGATGACCGACGACGATCTGTGGCTTGCGAAGAAGCGTCTGCGCACGGCTTGGCATCGGACGATGCGGGATCCAGATCAGTTGGCGTTCGAGATCGGGCATTTCCAAACGATGGATCAGTGGGAGACGCTCGTCCCCTATATGGAGGCTCGTGAGACGACGACCGCAGAGGACCTGAATCGACTCGCGGCAGAGTACTTCATACCCAACAACCGCTCGTGGGGCTTCGTGAGGCCGAAGACGTCCAGGCCCATCTCTCAGGAGGACGATCGATGAGGCGCGTGAACGAAGTGAGGCCGTCCGTGTTGCTCGCCGTTGCGCTTCCGATCGCGGTTGGGGCGTTCACGTTATCCGGTTCGACCGCAGACCTGTCCGCGCAGGTCACGCCGCACCCCAGAGAGATGGGGCTGCCCACACCTGAGTCCACGCGCCCGGATCCCCCTGATTACAGGGTCGAACTCACCAACGGCCTCGTCGCCTACGTCGTGGCAGATGCCGCGGTCCCTCTCGTGACGCTCACCGCCTTCATTGGTGCGGGTTACGTCGATGGGCCAGATGGTGCGGCAGAGGTGCTCGCGCACGGACTGCGCGCGAACGGTCCGGCCGGGCTCGCTCCCGGGGCTTTTCACGAGTCGCTCCGTAGGATGACTGCCGACTACTCGGTAGCCCTCGGGCCCGAGCAGATCGAGATCACGCTGGACGTTCCCGAGGAGGACGCCTGGGGTGCGTTGGCGCTTCTCTCTGGCATGCTCCTTCGGGGCCCCGCGCTTAGCCAGGCGGACATCGATGCGCTTCAGTCCCGTGCACAGCCAGAAGGAGAGCTGATCTACGATGGATCGCTCGCGGGAGCGGCCAGCATGCACCGGCGGGGCGTGTTGGGTGGTGGGGCGTACGGCAGCGAACCTACGCCAGCGGATTATGGCCAGCTGTCGCTCCGGGACGTGGACGCATATCGATCGCGCTTCCTCGTGGCGGAAAACGTCGCCCTCGCAGTGGCGGGCCCGCTCACCATGGCGAGTGTCGAAGCGGCATTGGCGGAAGGGCTCGCCGGCATGGCATCGGGTTCAAGGCACGAGCGAAGTCGCTCTGCGGTGACGGATGCCCCGACCGAGCGGTCCGTACACACGTACCCAGCTGAAAAGCTGCAGGGTTGGCTCGTGATTGGACACGAACTACCTGTGGTGCCGGAGGAGGACGAGGCGGCGCTTCAGGTGATGAACTACATCTTGGGTGGAGGGCATTTCGATACACGTCTCTTCCGGGCTACGCGTGATCGTCGCGGCCTCACGAACGACGACTCCGGCTTTTTAGAGATGAATCGAGACGGGCCCGGGACGTATCAGTTCCAAACGTACGGACGGCCGGAGGTGGTCAGGTTGCTTCTGCACCTCACGCTCGAGGAAATCGATCGCATCAGGGCCGAACCAGTCACGGAGGAAGAACTCTTTGTCGCGAAGGGAGCACTCGCGGACGGGGTCTTCGCCGCTGGCTACCGAGATGGCTGGGCTGCAGCTCGGACGCTTGCTCAGGAGTGGGTGCGCGACGGGAGCCACGAGGCGTCCGCGTCGTATCAGGACCGCATAAGGTCCGTGACCGCGGCCGACGTGTTGGAAGCGGCTCGGCGCTACCTCCACCCTGAACGGATGACGACGGTCTTGGTGGGTCCCCTCGATGAGATCGGGAGTGCTCCGGCTATGGAAAACGAAGGGAGCTTGTCGGACTACGGGAGGGTGTCAGGAGGGCGCTGACATCTCTGCGGTGGCTTCGCGGATATCCGCCAAACACTGCTCCATCCGGTCCATATGAGTGCGAAACGACAGCACACAGATGCGGAGCAAGAAGCGCCCGTCGACGGTGGTGGCAGTGAGGTAGACGTTCTGCTTCGCGTTGACGCGCGCGAGGAGGTCTTGGTTGAGTGCGCCGAGTTCTTCTTCGCCCATCCCCGCCGGTGCCAACCTGAACGCCGTCAGCGACAAGCGCGCCTCCGCGACGATCTCCATGTCTGGGATTCCGCGGAGTTCCTCTGCAGCCCAGCGCGCGAGGTCCATCTTTTCGTCGAGCGCGTCGCGGAAAGCATCGATGCCGAACAGCTTGATGGGGAGCCAGGCGCGAAGACCCCGAAAGTCGCGTGAGAGCTCGGGGGAGATGTCGCAGAAGTCCACGAAGTCCGCGTCGTGCTGCATGACGGGCATGTAGTCAGCGAACGTT carries:
- a CDS encoding insulinase family protein, producing the protein MRQILTLVALLGVVSPLSAQDFDYTLPIEEHVFENGLRLLVMHRADDPRVAAKIFTDFGAIVEEPGELGAAHYLEHLMFKGTQTMGTTNWEAEEPLIEALFATELELEEALNAARNDIRERGVWGDYKHSESTPRIDSLQAEIARIDAEIAQYRDNGVTMRWYQAFGGTGLTATTEQEYMKFDINLPAERVGLFLRVEADRMRNTVFREFDEERMILVEQRLGDLNGPATPYYEQMAGLTGLVHPVFWPEGYMTDFGEYSRWYQKDLYDRYFQPNNTTLVFIGGVTLEEMIPQVDRYFGWMERVPEPTRARAVEPPPASERSLTYRSDDLPPRVEVRHMIPGVGHPDRPHFDVVGEVLTIQLERALEEAGITASVSVNTRVVHTSRFGVPGSINVEVVTGEENLRVAQSLIETTLGSFGSAEMTDDDLWLAKKRLRTAWHRTMRDPDQLAFEIGHFQTMDQWETLVPYMEARETTTAEDLNRLAAEYFIPNNRSWGFVRPKTSRPISQEDDR
- a CDS encoding pitrilysin family protein, which translates into the protein MRRVNEVRPSVLLAVALPIAVGAFTLSGSTADLSAQVTPHPREMGLPTPESTRPDPPDYRVELTNGLVAYVVADAAVPLVTLTAFIGAGYVDGPDGAAEVLAHGLRANGPAGLAPGAFHESLRRMTADYSVALGPEQIEITLDVPEEDAWGALALLSGMLLRGPALSQADIDALQSRAQPEGELIYDGSLAGAASMHRRGVLGGGAYGSEPTPADYGQLSLRDVDAYRSRFLVAENVALAVAGPLTMASVEAALAEGLAGMASGSRHERSRSAVTDAPTERSVHTYPAEKLQGWLVIGHELPVVPEEDEAALQVMNYILGGGHFDTRLFRATRDRRGLTNDDSGFLEMNRDGPGTYQFQTYGRPEVVRLLLHLTLEEIDRIRAEPVTEEELFVAKGALADGVFAAGYRDGWAAARTLAQEWVRDGSHEASASYQDRIRSVTAADVLEAARRYLHPERMTTVLVGPLDEIGSAPAMENEGSLSDYGRVSGGR
- a CDS encoding D-2-hydroxyacid dehydrogenase encodes the protein MTERILIASYVEPDLVERVQRTVPEIEVIYRPDLLRPPRYPADHKGADRDRTPEQEAEWRGLLGEATILYDFDHTHLDDLPDLAPNVHWVQATSAGIGQLVGRQAYADRMPDTVFTTARGVHAIPLAEFAAMSMLMHSRRAGHFQALQSNKEWERYAATDLVGRTAVVVGLGAVGSEVARVAQALRLRVVGVRRNTTGADTLPVDELVGPSHLMTHLPDADFLILVAPHTPETEGMIGAKQLAALPRGAALINIGRGALVDEPALIASLESGHVAAAYLDVFAEEPLPMNSPLWEMPNVLITPHSASTSDRENGRIIDIFCENLRRYLAGEPQLNVLDTVLLY